The Acetonema longum DSM 6540 genome has a window encoding:
- the yunB gene encoding sporulation protein YunB, producing the protein MRFRVRKKRPVSILTIVLFFLLIFLMYTFWRVETHMKPTLLAMTEAKATVLATQTINSVINEKIRTTIDPNTLVTIKLDHRGRVVLIQPNAMEFNKLAAETTIKVQENLKAITEQKIQIPIGQVLGSQLLASLGPRVPVTIIPMGTVQTKVLDKFEQAGINQTRHMVYLDVTTQIRIVVPLVGKSISVNTKVPIAEYIIVGEVPNTYVQIPYMTPPNDVNESR; encoded by the coding sequence ATGCGGTTCAGAGTCAGAAAAAAGCGGCCTGTCAGCATATTGACAATAGTGCTGTTCTTCTTGCTGATTTTTCTCATGTATACTTTTTGGCGGGTGGAAACACATATGAAACCCACTCTGCTGGCGATGACTGAGGCAAAAGCTACGGTTCTGGCCACTCAGACGATTAATAGTGTCATTAATGAGAAGATCCGCACCACGATTGACCCTAATACTTTGGTCACTATAAAGCTGGATCATCGGGGACGGGTGGTTTTAATCCAGCCGAATGCCATGGAATTCAACAAACTGGCGGCTGAGACGACGATAAAAGTGCAAGAGAATCTGAAAGCCATCACTGAACAAAAAATTCAAATTCCTATTGGTCAGGTTTTGGGCAGTCAGCTTCTGGCCAGCTTAGGTCCCAGGGTTCCTGTGACTATTATTCCCATGGGGACGGTTCAGACTAAGGTTCTCGACAAATTTGAGCAAGCCGGTATCAATCAAACCCGACATATGGTCTACTTAGACGTCACCACTCAAATCAGAATTGTCGTTCCATTGGTCGGTAAAAGTATTTCCGTCAATACGAAAGTACCCATTGCCGAATATATCATTGTAGGAGAAGTACCCAATACCTATGTGCAAATACCCTACATGACTCCGCCTAATGATGTCAATGAATCTCGTTGA
- a CDS encoding YbaB/EbfC family nucleoid-associated protein yields the protein MLEQFGNAMEMIKKLQQNVADMEDQLKHEQVEVSSGDAVRVIMNGQQEVIDIEINAKYLSADNSLLLQNLIVNTVNSAYTKSREMRQKAMDQLAGAMNLPKIPGLF from the coding sequence TTGTTAGAACAATTCGGTAATGCCATGGAAATGATCAAAAAATTACAGCAGAACGTCGCCGATATGGAGGATCAGCTAAAACATGAACAAGTCGAAGTCTCAAGCGGCGATGCCGTACGGGTTATTATGAACGGCCAGCAAGAGGTGATCGATATAGAAATCAATGCAAAATATCTGTCAGCTGATAACAGTTTGCTTTTACAAAATCTAATCGTCAATACAGTGAACAGCGCTTATACCAAATCCCGCGAAATGAGACAAAAAGCCATGGACCAATTGGCTGGTGCCATGAATTTGCCTAAAATACCAGGTCTGTTTTAA
- a CDS encoding endonuclease MutS2, with protein sequence MDSLVLSVLEYPKVLQLLISRTSSALGRELAEALLPATEMEEVQFRLSETREALGILCSVPNVPLGGIRDIREGIKRAAIGGILDTGELMAVGGVLYAIRRMKSFFQDIPDLGPILTDYSGGITPVRNLEQAIENAISEQGQIRDDASPELSRLRREIRTTRQRIREKVDSILHSSEYQKYFQDVLVTVRGDRYCIPVKQEHRHQFPGIIHDQSASGATVFIEPMAVVQLNNDLKQAMAAEKNEIERILTLLSLQVAKSASLLTQSCETMAHIDFAFAKARLALDLKAHEPLFNQTGQVELRQARHPLIPSEDVVPIDVRIGNDFHILVITGPNTGGKTVALKTVGIFALMAQAGLFIPAANECQLTVFHNIFADIGDEQSIEQSLSTFSAHMTNLVRILNQVTGKDLVLLDEIGIGTDPDEGAALAMAILEYLHSIGARTIATTHYSELKTFAYSRSGIENACVEFDQQTLRPTYRLLIGVPGSSNAFQISKRLGLPVKIIDRARQLLDKGHVEMESVLSSLEEEKTSYIRRNAAIEQQERQITELRKKLELEQETLTEKKAETINKAKNEAAGILRQARRDAEEVIKELKEQFQVKDGQERQYAIHAARKRLRDNLSQAHHLEDQRESLPTVSAEDLRPGMKVWVVTLRQNGTVISVDSGEATVQLGIMKVNVALKDCRLAEGADEPRERAPQSKKTVDTLKTQTVSRQIDIRGITVEEAELQLDKYLDDAVLSGLSEALVIHGKGTGALRKGVRSYLKQHRHVRSIEIAGFNEGGDGATLVKL encoded by the coding sequence TTGGATTCATTAGTACTTTCCGTACTGGAATATCCAAAAGTTCTACAGTTATTGATTAGCCGGACTAGTTCGGCTTTGGGACGGGAATTAGCCGAGGCGCTCCTGCCCGCAACGGAGATGGAGGAAGTACAGTTCCGGCTGTCTGAGACACGGGAGGCCTTGGGTATTCTTTGTTCTGTTCCTAACGTACCTTTGGGCGGTATCAGAGATATCAGGGAAGGGATCAAACGGGCGGCAATTGGGGGCATTCTGGACACCGGTGAGCTTATGGCGGTAGGCGGTGTATTGTATGCGATCCGCCGCATGAAGAGCTTCTTTCAGGATATTCCCGATCTGGGGCCGATCCTCACTGACTACAGCGGGGGGATAACCCCAGTGCGAAATTTGGAACAGGCCATTGAAAACGCTATTAGTGAGCAGGGGCAGATCAGAGATGACGCCAGTCCGGAATTATCCCGGCTGCGGCGGGAAATTCGTACCACCCGGCAGCGAATCAGGGAGAAAGTGGATAGTATTCTGCACTCATCGGAATATCAGAAATATTTTCAGGATGTCCTGGTCACGGTTCGCGGTGACCGCTATTGCATTCCGGTTAAGCAAGAACACCGCCATCAGTTTCCCGGCATCATTCACGACCAATCGGCCAGCGGGGCTACGGTTTTTATTGAACCCATGGCGGTTGTTCAGCTTAACAATGATTTAAAACAGGCAATGGCGGCGGAGAAGAATGAAATTGAGCGGATATTAACGCTGCTGAGCCTTCAGGTTGCCAAATCAGCCTCTCTTCTGACTCAAAGCTGCGAAACTATGGCCCACATTGATTTCGCCTTTGCCAAAGCCCGACTGGCGCTAGACTTAAAAGCTCATGAGCCGCTGTTCAACCAAACCGGACAGGTAGAACTGCGGCAGGCCCGGCATCCGTTGATACCATCCGAAGATGTAGTGCCGATTGACGTTCGCATTGGCAATGATTTTCATATCTTGGTGATTACCGGTCCCAATACCGGCGGTAAAACCGTGGCTCTGAAAACGGTCGGAATTTTTGCATTAATGGCTCAGGCTGGTTTATTTATCCCGGCTGCCAACGAGTGCCAACTGACGGTGTTTCACAACATTTTTGCTGATATTGGTGATGAACAGAGCATCGAACAGAGCCTCAGCACCTTTTCGGCTCACATGACTAACCTGGTGCGTATTTTAAACCAGGTTACGGGCAAAGACTTGGTCTTGCTGGATGAAATCGGCATTGGCACCGATCCGGATGAAGGGGCGGCACTGGCTATGGCTATTTTAGAGTACCTGCATTCCATCGGCGCCAGAACTATTGCCACCACTCACTATAGCGAACTGAAAACCTTTGCCTATAGCCGCTCCGGCATAGAAAACGCCTGCGTTGAATTTGACCAACAGACGCTGCGGCCCACCTATCGCCTGTTGATTGGCGTACCCGGCAGCAGCAACGCTTTTCAAATCAGCAAACGTCTTGGACTTCCGGTCAAGATTATCGACAGAGCCCGGCAACTTTTGGACAAGGGACACGTGGAGATGGAATCTGTCCTGTCGTCCCTGGAAGAAGAAAAGACGAGCTACATTCGACGCAACGCCGCCATTGAACAGCAGGAGAGGCAGATCACCGAACTCAGAAAGAAGCTGGAATTGGAGCAGGAGACTCTGACGGAGAAAAAAGCCGAAACCATCAATAAGGCTAAAAACGAAGCCGCCGGGATTCTGCGACAGGCCCGTCGCGATGCGGAAGAGGTCATCAAGGAATTAAAAGAACAATTTCAGGTAAAAGACGGTCAGGAACGGCAGTATGCAATCCATGCCGCCCGCAAGCGGCTCCGGGACAACCTGTCCCAGGCCCACCACCTGGAAGACCAAAGAGAGAGTCTTCCGACTGTTTCAGCGGAAGATCTGCGGCCTGGGATGAAGGTATGGGTTGTTACCTTGCGGCAGAATGGGACGGTAATATCTGTCGATTCCGGTGAAGCAACCGTGCAATTAGGTATCATGAAGGTCAATGTGGCTTTGAAAGACTGCCGGCTGGCTGAAGGAGCGGATGAACCGAGAGAAAGGGCGCCTCAGTCGAAAAAAACAGTGGATACCTTAAAAACCCAAACCGTTTCTCGCCAGATTGATATCCGGGGAATTACGGTGGAAGAAGCGGAACTTCAGCTGGATAAATACCTGGATGATGCGGTGCTCTCCGGCCTTTCAGAGGCACTGGTCATTCATGGTAAAGGCACCGGAGCTCTGCGCAAAGGAGTGCGAAGCTATCTAAAACAGCATCGGCATGTGAGAAGTATAGAAATTGCCGGGTTCAATGAGGGCGGCGATGGCGCTACCCTGGTAAAACTGTAA
- a CDS encoding cell division protein ZapA gives MDGKNKVSVEILGETYTIKGDAEPERILQVAAWLNERMKKISQANSRLSTPQVAVLAALNIADEYLRLEQDYQQLMKMVRDQKKNL, from the coding sequence ATGGACGGGAAAAACAAAGTGAGTGTGGAGATTTTAGGGGAAACCTATACAATAAAAGGCGATGCAGAGCCGGAACGGATTTTGCAGGTAGCGGCTTGGCTCAATGAGAGAATGAAAAAAATTTCTCAGGCCAATTCCCGTTTGTCAACCCCCCAAGTAGCCGTATTGGCTGCTTTAAATATTGCTGATGAATATTTACGGCTGGAACAGGATTACCAACAGCTGATGAAGATGGTGAGGGATCAGAAGAAGAATCTATAA
- a CDS encoding DUF3656 domain-containing U32 family peptidase has product MTQDKPELLAPAGSREAFIAAVQAGADAVYLGGKAFGARHYAPNFQDEELAWAVRYAHLRDVKVYVTVNILVDDSEAISLVEYLRQLYMMGVDAIIVQDAGVIAIAQKAAPNFPLHASTQMTIYNLAGVEFLAKAGLERVVLAREVSLADIQYICRHSPVEIETFTHGALCICYSGQCLMSSMIGGRSGNRGRCAQPCRLPYQLVDRKGQPALDNDAAGEYLLSPKDLCTLELLPQFIQAGIASFKLEGRMKRAEYVSVVVDTYRQAIDRYFSGKEFVVSPHELKNLAQSFNRGFTTAYLLRKEGREMMSDRRPNNRGTYVGRISGYDATNRMATVKLEEPLGTGDIIECWVKVGGRVNITVSSMQLEGRPAAYAPAGSEVTIPVTGPVKISDRVFRTFDAKLTERARSFFSGDEIQPMGVTVTVQAEAGKPLEIIMEDEVGNQGRAATDFLAEPARKHPLTSEGIAKQVGRLGNTPFVLRELACHFQGELMVPVSEINEARRKAVEALEEARLTKFHRPALPPLPPSQFEPALKKTAAYQKKPLLIVNTDTPAKAKTAWENGADVVMFGGESFTHTDFRPEDYREAVCMARAFQRQIILSTPRITKEWQTHKVRQDISLFQELQPDAIAVSNLGTLELVRRLSTCPIHGDFPLNTYNSFAIDFYQSHGISSLTLSPELNFSQIEKIVGCGYPVELECLVHGYVPLMVSEHCVIGSHLGNLQGERCERPCCQKDFWLKDRMNELFPLATDQFCRMHVLNAKELSMLPHVGQFGRLGLGRIRIEAKKGSVAFVSKITSLYRQLLDQSNTVSQEEIQTAEHENITRGHYFRGVL; this is encoded by the coding sequence GTGACTCAAGATAAACCAGAACTGTTAGCTCCGGCCGGCAGCCGGGAAGCCTTTATCGCCGCTGTCCAGGCGGGAGCCGACGCCGTATATCTTGGCGGTAAAGCCTTCGGTGCCCGCCATTATGCCCCGAATTTTCAAGATGAAGAACTGGCATGGGCGGTACGTTATGCCCATCTGCGGGATGTGAAGGTCTATGTGACGGTCAACATATTGGTCGATGACAGCGAAGCAATCTCTTTGGTTGAATATTTGCGGCAATTGTACATGATGGGAGTAGACGCCATCATCGTTCAGGATGCGGGAGTCATCGCTATCGCTCAAAAAGCAGCGCCCAATTTCCCCTTACATGCCAGTACCCAAATGACCATCTATAACCTGGCTGGGGTTGAATTTCTGGCCAAAGCCGGCTTGGAGCGGGTGGTCCTGGCCCGCGAAGTATCTCTGGCGGATATACAATATATTTGCCGGCATTCGCCGGTCGAAATTGAAACCTTTACCCACGGCGCTCTCTGTATTTGTTATTCCGGCCAGTGCCTGATGAGCAGTATGATCGGGGGGCGCAGCGGCAACCGGGGCCGCTGCGCCCAGCCTTGCCGCCTGCCCTATCAGCTGGTGGACAGAAAAGGCCAGCCAGCTTTGGATAATGATGCCGCCGGGGAGTATTTATTAAGTCCCAAGGATTTATGCACTCTGGAATTGCTGCCGCAATTTATTCAGGCCGGCATCGCGTCTTTTAAACTGGAAGGCCGCATGAAACGAGCCGAGTATGTATCGGTGGTGGTGGATACTTACCGCCAAGCCATTGACCGTTACTTTTCAGGAAAAGAATTTGTGGTAAGCCCTCATGAATTAAAAAATCTGGCTCAGAGCTTTAACCGTGGATTTACTACGGCTTATTTGCTCCGTAAAGAAGGCCGGGAGATGATGAGCGACCGTCGCCCCAATAACCGTGGGACCTATGTGGGGCGGATCAGCGGCTATGATGCCACAAACAGGATGGCAACCGTCAAATTGGAAGAACCGCTGGGCACCGGCGATATTATCGAGTGTTGGGTGAAAGTAGGCGGCAGAGTGAATATTACCGTCTCTTCCATGCAGCTGGAGGGCCGGCCGGCGGCCTACGCTCCTGCCGGCAGTGAAGTCACGATTCCGGTAACCGGGCCGGTAAAAATCAGCGACCGGGTATTTCGCACCTTTGACGCCAAATTGACCGAACGGGCCCGCTCTTTTTTCAGCGGCGATGAGATTCAGCCTATGGGTGTTACTGTTACTGTGCAGGCAGAGGCAGGAAAGCCTTTGGAAATTATCATGGAAGATGAAGTCGGCAACCAGGGCAGAGCCGCTACGGATTTTTTGGCCGAACCAGCTAGAAAGCATCCTTTGACTTCCGAAGGGATTGCCAAGCAGGTAGGACGTCTGGGCAACACACCCTTTGTCCTGAGGGAGCTTGCCTGCCACTTTCAAGGCGAACTGATGGTACCGGTGAGCGAAATCAATGAGGCTCGCCGCAAAGCGGTGGAAGCACTGGAAGAGGCCCGGCTGACTAAATTTCACCGGCCTGCCCTGCCGCCTCTGCCCCCATCGCAGTTTGAACCAGCCTTAAAGAAGACTGCTGCCTACCAAAAGAAACCTCTATTGATTGTAAATACGGATACCCCTGCCAAAGCAAAAACTGCCTGGGAAAACGGCGCGGACGTCGTTATGTTCGGCGGCGAATCCTTTACCCATACTGATTTCAGGCCGGAAGATTACCGAGAAGCCGTTTGCATGGCGCGAGCTTTTCAACGCCAGATTATTCTGAGTACGCCGCGTATCACGAAAGAGTGGCAGACCCATAAGGTGCGCCAGGACATCTCCCTGTTTCAGGAATTGCAGCCGGATGCGATAGCTGTCAGTAATCTGGGAACGCTGGAACTGGTCCGGAGATTATCGACTTGTCCCATTCATGGCGACTTTCCCTTAAACACCTATAATAGTTTTGCCATAGATTTTTATCAGAGTCATGGCATCAGCAGCCTGACTCTGTCACCGGAACTGAATTTCAGTCAGATAGAGAAAATCGTTGGCTGCGGATATCCCGTGGAATTAGAATGTCTGGTACATGGGTATGTGCCATTGATGGTTTCTGAACACTGCGTTATTGGCAGCCATCTGGGCAATTTGCAGGGTGAAAGGTGCGAACGCCCCTGTTGTCAAAAAGACTTTTGGCTGAAAGACCGGATGAACGAGCTGTTTCCCTTGGCAACCGACCAATTTTGCCGGATGCATGTCCTCAATGCCAAGGAACTGAGCATGTTGCCTCACGTCGGACAATTTGGTCGGTTAGGACTGGGGCGGATTCGCATTGAAGCCAAAAAAGGCAGTGTGGCTTTTGTCAGTAAAATAACTTCGCTATACCGCCAGCTGTTGGATCAGAGCAATACTGTTTCTCAGGAGGAAATTCAGACCGCAGAGCACGAAAATATAACCAGAGGACACTACTTCCGCGGAGTATTGTAG
- a CDS encoding transglycosylase domain-containing protein codes for MRTQRETPPSRSPGKKKTTQFMAITIIVFIVMITGAGLGFLTASIHSMPSLQGEMRPAASSQIFDVNNRLLTTIHSVENRLPVTINKIPNYLQYAFLAAEDVRFYQHVGIDPKGIIRAVWSNLTEGGISEGGSTITQQLAKNALLTQDQTLKRKLQEAILALQIERHYTKSEIMEMYLNQIYFGAGAYGVQAAAQVYFGKNVENLSVAESAMLAGIPKSPNYYSPFNNPKIAKERQITVLEQMERYGFIDGETAQKAAKTELKFAFRSNQGLGSISYFIDYVTQQLVDKYGADAVYKEGLRIYTTLDLDMQQMAARAMQQLPTTGEDSKGVKQPQGALVALEPRTGYIKAMIGGRGDDQFNRAVLAERQPGSAFKPFVYLAAIESGMTAATIIDDKPMTYGKYSPVNYDRRFRGPVSLRNALELSLNGVTVQLANQIGIDKPLYYAKQMGISTLVMQGKVNDRQLAVSLGGLTRGVTPLEIASAYGVLANHGIKVDPVSILKVVDRSGKVLEQHKLSERAVINERSAYLLTDMMKGVIDHGTGAGANIGRPAAGKTGTTNDYHDAWFIGFTPDLAASVWMGYDNAQALDGITGGTIPARIWKSFMTQALAEVPPKDFPRPDGIVTAMISTKDGLLVLDPKIRDSRSEIFIQGTQPTKPSTAAMLKDDKAKTDKKKPPKSSIPFSSNAAEDPERDNNTAPGEEAAATIAIPSNTDRDLIPPPPPPKPDSRKPVS; via the coding sequence ATGAGGACTCAGCGTGAAACCCCACCGTCCCGCTCACCGGGCAAAAAAAAGACTACACAGTTTATGGCCATCACCATCATCGTATTTATTGTCATGATCACCGGCGCCGGATTAGGGTTCCTTACCGCCAGTATTCATTCCATGCCCAGTCTCCAGGGCGAAATGCGGCCTGCCGCCTCTTCCCAAATCTTCGATGTGAATAACCGCCTGCTGACCACCATTCATTCGGTGGAAAACCGGCTTCCTGTAACTATCAACAAAATACCCAATTACCTGCAATATGCCTTTTTGGCTGCAGAGGACGTACGGTTTTATCAGCATGTAGGCATCGATCCTAAAGGAATTATACGGGCGGTTTGGTCTAACTTAACTGAAGGCGGCATTTCCGAAGGCGGCAGCACCATCACTCAGCAATTAGCCAAAAACGCCTTGCTTACACAGGATCAGACTTTAAAACGAAAACTGCAGGAAGCTATTTTGGCCCTGCAAATAGAACGTCACTACACCAAAAGTGAAATTATGGAGATGTATCTGAATCAAATCTATTTTGGTGCCGGCGCTTACGGTGTGCAAGCCGCTGCTCAGGTTTACTTCGGTAAAAATGTTGAAAATCTTAGTGTGGCAGAGTCAGCTATGCTGGCCGGCATTCCTAAAAGCCCCAACTACTACTCGCCGTTCAATAATCCAAAAATCGCCAAAGAGCGTCAGATAACCGTCCTGGAACAAATGGAGCGCTATGGATTCATTGACGGGGAAACTGCTCAGAAGGCCGCAAAAACGGAATTGAAATTCGCCTTCCGTTCTAACCAGGGCCTGGGGTCCATATCCTACTTCATCGATTATGTAACGCAGCAATTAGTTGATAAGTATGGCGCTGATGCAGTGTACAAAGAAGGGTTACGGATTTATACCACTCTGGATTTGGATATGCAGCAAATGGCAGCCAGGGCGATGCAGCAGCTCCCCACTACCGGGGAAGATTCCAAAGGGGTTAAACAACCTCAGGGGGCTCTGGTAGCCCTTGAGCCCCGCACCGGTTACATAAAGGCTATGATTGGAGGCCGGGGCGACGACCAGTTTAACCGGGCAGTTCTGGCCGAGCGTCAGCCAGGCTCGGCTTTTAAACCTTTCGTATATTTAGCCGCTATTGAAAGCGGCATGACTGCAGCAACGATTATCGACGATAAGCCCATGACTTACGGCAAGTATTCACCGGTAAACTACGACCGTAGATTTCGCGGACCTGTCTCTCTGCGAAACGCCCTGGAGCTTTCTCTCAATGGTGTTACCGTACAACTGGCTAATCAGATAGGAATCGACAAGCCTTTATACTATGCTAAGCAAATGGGCATATCCACTTTAGTCATGCAGGGAAAGGTCAATGACCGGCAGCTGGCTGTTTCTTTAGGCGGTCTGACACGCGGAGTAACCCCGCTGGAGATCGCCAGCGCTTATGGTGTATTGGCCAATCATGGTATAAAAGTAGACCCGGTTTCCATCCTAAAAGTAGTGGACCGGAGCGGAAAAGTCCTTGAACAGCATAAATTGAGCGAAAGAGCAGTCATCAATGAACGAAGCGCCTACCTTCTGACGGATATGATGAAAGGCGTCATTGATCACGGAACCGGAGCAGGAGCAAATATTGGCCGGCCGGCTGCCGGTAAAACCGGAACCACCAACGATTATCATGATGCCTGGTTTATCGGCTTTACACCTGACTTGGCCGCCTCCGTATGGATGGGCTACGATAATGCTCAGGCGCTGGATGGTATTACCGGCGGAACCATTCCTGCCAGAATTTGGAAATCGTTTATGACCCAGGCGCTGGCGGAAGTACCTCCTAAGGATTTTCCCCGCCCTGACGGCATTGTCACTGCAATGATCTCCACCAAGGATGGTTTGTTGGTGCTTGATCCCAAAATCAGGGATTCCCGCAGTGAAATATTCATTCAAGGCACCCAGCCCACTAAGCCTTCTACTGCAGCTATGCTGAAAGATGATAAGGCAAAAACGGATAAGAAGAAACCGCCCAAATCATCTATTCCATTTAGCTCCAATGCAGCAGAAGACCCGGAACGGGATAACAATACAGCCCCTGGCGAGGAAGCCGCAGCTACAATAGCTATACCGTCTAATACTGACAGAGATTTAATTCCTCCCCCGCCTCCACCCAAACCGGATAGCAGAAAACCGGTATCCTAA
- a CDS encoding metalloenzyme — protein sequence MRVLLVFIDGLGLGEANPEKNPLFRFQSSFFRTDMPPAVGQVVCRKWQGKSYFLIPTDAALDVPGLPQSATGQTAIFTGVNAAKAVGHHVQAFPGPQLIKIITEQGILTQLRQKGFQVTSANVYTSNYLELVAQRKRRHSVTTQVILTGGLPLRSLPEILCGRAVSQDLTNEMLPQFGVRGVPVISAAKAAARLIRIASEQHFTMFEYFQTDFCGHARDWMRAEQIAGLLEEFIGALFSLAAEDMLILVTNDHGNFEDFSVKTHTLNLVPTLAFGSQAEEASRRIRSLTDITPVIVSILERNEPGDSR from the coding sequence ATGCGTGTTTTACTGGTTTTTATCGATGGATTGGGGTTAGGAGAAGCGAATCCTGAGAAAAATCCCCTATTCCGTTTTCAAAGTTCCTTTTTTAGAACCGATATGCCGCCAGCGGTCGGGCAGGTGGTTTGCCGAAAATGGCAAGGGAAAAGTTATTTTTTGATCCCGACCGATGCCGCGTTGGATGTGCCTGGATTACCTCAGAGCGCTACCGGTCAGACTGCTATCTTTACCGGCGTCAATGCAGCCAAGGCGGTCGGACACCACGTCCAGGCCTTTCCGGGACCACAGTTAATCAAGATCATTACTGAACAAGGGATTCTCACCCAACTACGGCAAAAAGGATTTCAGGTTACGTCAGCCAATGTGTACACTTCCAATTACTTGGAATTGGTCGCTCAAAGAAAACGACGTCATTCGGTTACGACTCAGGTCATTCTCACCGGGGGGCTTCCCCTGCGCTCTCTGCCTGAAATATTGTGCGGCCGGGCGGTGTCTCAGGATCTGACCAATGAAATGCTGCCTCAGTTTGGCGTCCGGGGAGTGCCGGTTATTTCAGCGGCCAAAGCGGCGGCGAGATTGATCCGCATAGCCTCTGAGCAGCATTTTACCATGTTTGAATACTTTCAAACTGACTTTTGCGGTCATGCCCGGGATTGGATGAGAGCTGAGCAAATCGCGGGGCTGTTGGAGGAGTTTATCGGCGCTTTGTTCTCGCTGGCGGCTGAAGATATGTTGATCCTGGTAACCAATGACCATGGCAACTTCGAAGATTTCAGCGTCAAGACTCATACTTTGAATCTTGTCCCAACTCTTGCATTTGGCAGCCAGGCGGAGGAAGCCAGCCGGCGTATCCGGAGTCTAACTGATATTACTCCGGTTATAGTGTCCATATTGGAAAGGAATGAACCAGGTGACTCAAGATAA
- a CDS encoding DUF421 domain-containing protein: MLGYEHAGQVLLRMAGIFAIALIVVRIMGNRTVGQFSPFDFVLMVGVGDIVGNIAMDQRIHVLVGVEALIGLLILQQVLSYLSLKNNTLRKWFEGVPVELIEDGRIIRENFVKSRFNFDDLRQELHKQGLDFTNIKDIKLARLESCGDLTVIRSPEIEPLTKREFDEYLRNIYDNPLSPLGEKWVQMEQLAQDVRYLTEYIRRKEQIETLDTDSSQSKENLQ; encoded by the coding sequence ATGTTGGGCTATGAACATGCAGGGCAAGTGCTGTTAAGAATGGCAGGCATATTTGCGATTGCCCTGATTGTGGTCCGGATAATGGGGAATCGAACTGTTGGGCAGTTTTCCCCTTTTGATTTTGTTTTAATGGTGGGTGTTGGCGATATTGTAGGGAATATAGCGATGGATCAACGAATCCATGTGCTGGTTGGAGTGGAAGCATTAATCGGGTTACTCATATTGCAGCAAGTGCTCTCGTATCTTTCACTGAAAAATAATACACTGCGCAAGTGGTTCGAAGGCGTTCCGGTAGAGCTTATCGAAGACGGTCGGATTATCCGGGAAAATTTTGTGAAAAGCCGGTTTAATTTCGATGATTTACGGCAGGAACTGCATAAGCAAGGCTTGGATTTCACGAATATTAAAGATATTAAGCTGGCCAGGCTGGAAAGCTGCGGTGACCTCACCGTGATTCGGTCACCTGAAATCGAACCCTTGACCAAACGAGAGTTTGACGAGTATCTTCGGAATATATATGACAATCCCCTGAGTCCCTTGGGAGAGAAATGGGTTCAAATGGAACAACTCGCACAGGATGTACGGTATTTGACGGAATATATCCGGCGAAAGGAGCAAATAGAGACTCTGGATACCGACAGCAGCCAATCCAAAGAGAATTTGCAATGA